TTCTAGATCTACCTGACCAGTTACTAGTACCACTACTATTCATCTGGCTACTCCTCGGCTAAATTCTAATCACACCCATCATGAAGAAACACCGAGGGCCACACAAAATGATCAAGGGACAACTTCTTTATCGGTTACCTGATCAGCCTTTGATGGTCTTGCCTATGGATGCTAAGCCCTTGCAAGTCCCAGTAGATTCCGCTATAATCAGAAGTCTCGCAAGAACAACTTCTTAATTAGCTTCGAGTTCATGAGACATCATTGAGCAGCTTATACGACAACCCATTTCCACGACATAAAGGGCATGTAAGCTTTGGTTCTGTGTTCTCAATGTTCTCATTTAGAAACCGGATTCGCTATTACATAACGCTCCTCCTCCCAACAGTTTTTTTACAGTTGACTTAGACGCAGCGCCTCTCCACGGATTAACAGCAGTAGAGCCAAGACCAAAATGATACACAAATGGGAGCACTATGGAtgtttaactgatttttttttcaaaaatctacTTATTGTTGCTTCCACAGTTTGTATTATACCATATAACATGTATATTAACATACTCAGACAGGCCAATGTGGATACTTGCAAAATAccataaacaaatttattctTTTAAGTTAGAACAAAAAAGGCGTTTTGCTATTATGACGTaataaaggaaaatatttttaagttatagTCTATAGagattaaatgaaaataaataaataaacatggATTCCTCCTCCACAGCATAGCTGTCTGCTACAGATTCTCTCTTCCCTTCTGCCTTTTGCTGTTAACCTAAGAGCCACAATTACCAAACTTCTCTTCagatctctctttcttcttcctcgctTCAGGTACCCTCCCTTCTCTTTCCAATACATCTGATACAAATTGATCTGGATCTAAATGATCTACTGCTTGAATTGAAAGATCCTTACCTGATTTGTTTGTCCATGTATTCGCCGTatctttatgtttgttttatcGAAAAGTCGTAAACTTTCATTACCATCTCTAGCTAGAGATCATGGAACCAGAGTTTATGATCTACTTCCCATAATAGATATGTCTTTTTCTGATGACTTTTTTTTCAGTTtactttattattaataaattaataaaaaattaaaaatgatgtCTCCACTATGATCTTGACATCGTCATCATTCactgtaaaatattaattatttttatcagaaAACAGTGAATATGTCAAAttgttttttaactttttattacatattctttgtcttaattaaatttcaataaatatctcaattaattaaaataatacgATTGTGACCAGATCTCCATAAGAAACACGTTACCCTTTGACCACCTCCTCTTCCTTATCCtcttatatataacattttttcttGCTCCTGCCTCCTTTCATCAATCTATCAAAACAAGAAATCAGCTAGTGGTCGATTAGAATTTGATTGATTCTTTTTGTTCAgtaccaaagaagaagaagatgaacagcTATGGAAACGCCTTCGAGGAGACTATGAGAAACTCTGACGTCGTTTGCCCTCAACCGCGTCGTGTCGATGTCCCCAACCACCACCAGCACCTTGCTCGATCTCTCAGGTGGCAAGtcaggtaaaaaaaaacagatctaaCGTTTGTCATGATTATGCCTATGTAAAGCTATCAATTTTATTGATTGGTTTtgactttttgttttttcttttttttgcttttcaGTCATCAGATGGAGTTGTCTGAATCGAATTCAAGACGGGAGATGTTGGATTTCATCCTCGCAAAGGTAAAGACTGAATCTTTTGTTATTTGATATGTAAAAGTTTGCTTTTTGTTATATATGTGAGATTGATCTTTgtgtttatgttttgtttatagAGTGGTGGTAGTTGTGAGCAAGATCCTTTCTTCACAGGGTCACCGCCGAGTAGAGTTTCTAACCCTTTAACAAAAGATTCGCTCTTTCGTGACGAGCTTTACGTGGTGGctcatcctcttcctcctccgttCGCTCCACGCGTGACCAAGCCGCCACCACCGTCGTCTCCAAGGAGCGGTGGTGGCGGTTGCGTTAGGGCGGTGGCTAACTTTAGGAACAAAGCTCCTGTTCGTGTCGTGGGGTTCAATTGCGTTGACAGGGAGAGACGCAGCAGCGTTCCGACTCTTGCTTAAGGGAAAGATTTAAGTGCAAATATATAACAGAGATggataaaaacaataaaaaaaaagagaggtttAGGATTGATAATGATGTGTTTTTTTGGATGAAAATGTGCAAATATGTTCGAAATTtgggtaatttttaaaaaggactgtaatataaaatttaggattttggATCCAATTTGGGAATTTTTGTAAGTAAAAAAAGGCAAGAAAGAAAGGGTTTATGAGTTGTTTGGTGTCATTAGTGAAAATAAAAGCATTAGTGTTTATTCCTTATTGTAACANNNNNNNNNNNNNNNNNNNNNNNNNNNNNNNNNNNNNNNNNNNNNNNNNNNNNNNNNNNNNNNNNNNNNNNNNNNNNNNNNNNNNNNNNNNNNNNNNNNNatattaaaaagaaaaaacataata
The Raphanus sativus cultivar WK10039 chromosome 1, ASM80110v3, whole genome shotgun sequence DNA segment above includes these coding regions:
- the LOC130510013 gene encoding uncharacterized protein LOC130510013; this encodes MNSYGNAFEETMRNSDVVCPQPRRVDVPNHHQHLARSLRWQVSHQMELSESNSRREMLDFILAKSGGSCEQDPFFTGSPPSRVSNPLTKDSLFRDELYVVAHPLPPPFAPRVTKPPPPSSPRSGGGGCVRAVANFRNKAPVRVVGFNCVDRERRSSVPTLA